A stretch of the Streptomyces sp. NBC_01428 genome encodes the following:
- a CDS encoding anti-sigma regulatory factor, whose amino-acid sequence MSQIAGEPATKDFVEVRLPAAGAYLSVLRTATAGLAARLDFTLDEIEDLRIAVDEACAILLQQAVPGSVLSCVFRLIEDSLEVTVSAPTTDGHAPSRDTFAWTVLSALAGKVESTVAEDKTVSISLYKQRGAGPGPA is encoded by the coding sequence GTGTCCCAGATCGCAGGCGAGCCCGCGACGAAGGACTTCGTGGAAGTCCGGCTGCCGGCCGCGGGTGCCTACCTGTCGGTACTGCGCACGGCCACGGCCGGGCTGGCGGCCCGGTTGGACTTCACCCTCGACGAGATCGAGGATCTGCGCATCGCGGTGGACGAGGCCTGCGCGATCCTGCTGCAGCAGGCCGTTCCCGGCTCCGTCCTCAGCTGTGTCTTCCGGCTCATCGAGGACTCACTGGAGGTCACGGTCTCCGCTCCGACCACCGACGGTCACGCTCCGTCACGGGACACGTTCGCGTGGACCGTACTGTCGGCCCTGGCCGGCAAGGTCGAATCCACCGTCGCCGAGGACAAGACCGTTTCGATCAGTCTCTACAAACAGCGCGGCGCGGGACCCGGGCCGGCGTGA
- a CDS encoding WhiB family transcriptional regulator → MDWRHNAVCREEDPELFFPIGNTGPALLQIEEAKAVCRRCPVMEQCLQWALESGQDSGVWGGLSEDERRAMKRRAARNRARQATA, encoded by the coding sequence ATGGACTGGCGTCACAACGCCGTTTGCCGCGAGGAAGACCCCGAGCTCTTCTTCCCCATCGGCAACACCGGTCCTGCGCTGCTGCAGATCGAGGAAGCCAAGGCCGTCTGCCGCCGCTGCCCCGTCATGGAGCAGTGCCTGCAGTGGGCGCTCGAGTCCGGCCAGGACTCCGGCGTCTGGGGTGGCCTCAGCGAGGACGAGCGCCGCGCAATGAAGCGCCGTGCCGCCCGCAACCGAGCTCGTCAGGCCACCGCCTGA
- a CDS encoding RNA polymerase sigma factor SigF — protein MRDEERGTREPPAERADGPDGSRHTADGVDGIPEQARQHPEGGAGEVTSGAGAAQSGVSPVRGGSPGPRGAEVMGEEPRARGMVTGGTMSEHERDAEQSVQGTQHGPSAQHIRHDPQDRSAARAMFVELRKMQDSSAEYAELRNQLVRMHLPLVEHLARRFRNRGEPLDDLTQVATIGLIKSVDRFDPERGVEFSTYATPTVVGEIKRHFRDKGWAVRVPRRLQELRLALTTATAELSQLHGRSPTVHELAEKLAISEEEVLEGLESANAYSTLSLDVPDTDDESPAVADTLGAEDEALEGVEYRESLKPLLEDLPPREKRILLLRFFGNMTQSQIAQEVGISQMHVSRLLARTLAQLREKLLVEE, from the coding sequence GTGCGGGACGAAGAGCGCGGCACACGGGAGCCCCCCGCGGAGCGCGCCGACGGCCCGGACGGGTCGCGGCACACGGCGGACGGCGTCGACGGCATCCCCGAGCAGGCCCGGCAGCATCCGGAGGGCGGCGCCGGCGAGGTGACCAGCGGGGCCGGCGCCGCGCAGTCCGGGGTCTCCCCCGTCCGGGGAGGTTCTCCCGGTCCGCGCGGTGCCGAGGTCATGGGGGAAGAGCCGCGGGCTCGGGGAATGGTGACGGGCGGGACTATGAGCGAGCACGAGCGAGACGCGGAGCAGAGCGTGCAGGGCACGCAGCACGGGCCGAGCGCCCAGCACATCCGGCACGACCCGCAGGACCGCAGCGCGGCCCGGGCGATGTTCGTCGAGCTGCGCAAGATGCAGGACAGCAGCGCCGAGTACGCGGAGCTGCGCAACCAGCTGGTCCGCATGCATCTGCCGCTCGTGGAGCACCTCGCGCGCCGGTTCCGCAATCGCGGTGAGCCGCTGGACGACCTGACGCAGGTCGCGACGATCGGCCTGATCAAGTCGGTCGACCGCTTCGACCCGGAGCGCGGCGTCGAGTTCTCGACGTACGCGACGCCGACGGTGGTCGGCGAGATCAAGCGTCACTTCCGCGACAAGGGGTGGGCGGTCCGCGTCCCGCGCCGCCTCCAGGAGCTGCGGCTGGCCCTGACCACGGCCACCGCGGAGCTCTCCCAGCTGCACGGCCGGTCCCCGACGGTGCACGAGCTGGCCGAGAAGCTGGCCATCTCGGAGGAGGAGGTCCTGGAGGGCCTGGAGTCCGCGAACGCGTACTCCACGCTGTCCCTGGACGTCCCGGACACGGACGACGAGTCGCCCGCGGTCGCGGACACCCTGGGCGCGGAGGACGAGGCGCTGGAAGGCGTCGAGTACCGGGAGTCGCTCAAGCCGCTGCTGGAGGACCTTCCGCCGCGGGAGAAGCGGATCCTGCTCCTTCGCTTCTTCGGCAACATGACGCAGTCGCAGATCGCGCAGGAGGTCGGCATCTCGCAGATGCACGTCTCCCGGCTGCTGGCCCGCACCTTGGCCCAGCTGCGGGAGAAGCTCCTCGTCGAGGAGTGA
- a CDS encoding UBP-type zinc finger domain-containing protein → MKQCTHTDALPQQEPRPESDTCLECVAAGTHPVQLRLCLECGHLSCCDSSPLRHATEHYKDTGHPIMRTFEPGESWRWCFVDHVLV, encoded by the coding sequence ATGAAACAGTGCACGCACACCGACGCGCTGCCGCAGCAGGAACCCCGGCCCGAGAGCGACACGTGCCTGGAGTGCGTGGCCGCGGGCACGCACCCGGTACAGCTTCGGCTGTGTCTGGAGTGCGGGCACCTCTCCTGTTGCGACTCCTCACCTCTGCGGCACGCGACAGAGCACTACAAGGACACGGGACATCCGATCATGCGCACCTTCGAGCCGGGGGAGAGCTGGCGCTGGTGCTTCGTGGACCACGTGCTCGTCTGA
- a CDS encoding Na+/H+ antiporter produces MHVLPLLLLVAGSAAVAGAARRTPVPAPLLLVAAGLIVSYIPGVPPYELDPDIVLPLLLPPLLYTAATDSSYLDLRAQLRPVALLSVGYVLFATLVVGWAAYLLVPSLPLTAALVLGAVVAPPDAVAATAVARRVGLPSRITTILQGESLVNDATAITAFKVALAAAVGEGATWAGGIREFLLAAVGGVVVGLVLMIPIHWLRTHINEALLQNTLSLLIPFAAYGVAEWVDASGVLAVVVVALYLGHRAWEVDFATRLQEEAVWKMVAFVLESAVFALIGLQLPVVLKGLGAYEGTSAAWYAIALFVVVVATRFVWVYPATFLPRILSSRIREREDNPTWKAPFVIGWAGMRGVVSLAIAFSIPLTMHGGEAFPGRNLILFLTFTTVIGTLVVQGLTLPPLIRLLKLPGRDTQAETLAEANAQAQASQAAEQRLDDLLTDERNALPPPLAERLRSVMERRRNAVWERLGAVNPVTGESADDTYRRLSREMIGAEREVFVRLRDLRYIDDEMLRTLLRRLDLEEAAAYREAA; encoded by the coding sequence ATGCACGTATTGCCACTGCTGTTGCTGGTTGCCGGGAGCGCGGCGGTCGCCGGGGCCGCCCGCCGTACGCCGGTCCCGGCGCCCCTGCTCCTCGTCGCGGCGGGCCTGATCGTGTCGTACATCCCCGGTGTTCCGCCGTACGAACTCGACCCCGACATCGTGCTTCCGCTGCTGCTGCCCCCACTGCTGTACACGGCGGCGACCGACAGTTCCTACCTTGACCTGAGGGCCCAGTTGAGGCCCGTGGCCCTGCTGTCGGTGGGCTACGTCCTGTTCGCGACGCTCGTCGTCGGCTGGGCGGCCTACCTCCTCGTGCCGAGCCTCCCGCTGACCGCGGCGCTCGTGCTGGGCGCGGTCGTCGCGCCGCCGGACGCGGTGGCCGCGACCGCGGTGGCGCGCCGGGTGGGGCTGCCCTCCCGGATCACCACCATCCTTCAGGGCGAGTCCCTGGTGAACGACGCGACCGCGATCACCGCCTTCAAGGTGGCGCTCGCGGCGGCCGTCGGCGAGGGCGCCACCTGGGCGGGCGGCATCCGGGAGTTCCTGCTCGCGGCCGTCGGCGGCGTGGTGGTCGGGCTCGTCCTGATGATCCCCATCCACTGGCTGCGCACCCACATCAACGAGGCGCTGCTGCAGAACACGCTCTCCCTGCTGATCCCCTTCGCCGCCTACGGCGTCGCCGAGTGGGTGGACGCCTCCGGCGTGCTCGCCGTCGTGGTCGTCGCCCTCTACCTCGGCCACCGTGCCTGGGAGGTCGACTTCGCGACCCGGCTCCAGGAGGAGGCGGTGTGGAAGATGGTCGCGTTCGTCCTGGAGTCCGCGGTGTTCGCGCTCATCGGCCTGCAGCTGCCGGTCGTCCTCAAGGGCCTCGGCGCGTACGAGGGAACCAGTGCCGCCTGGTACGCGATCGCCCTCTTCGTCGTCGTCGTCGCGACCCGGTTCGTGTGGGTGTACCCCGCCACCTTCCTGCCCCGCATCCTCTCGTCACGCATCCGCGAGCGGGAGGACAACCCGACCTGGAAGGCGCCGTTCGTCATCGGCTGGGCGGGCATGCGGGGTGTCGTCTCGCTCGCCATCGCCTTCTCCATCCCGCTCACGATGCACGGCGGCGAGGCCTTCCCCGGCCGCAACCTGATCCTCTTCCTGACCTTCACGACCGTCATCGGCACCCTCGTCGTCCAAGGGCTCACGCTGCCCCCGCTGATCCGGCTGCTGAAGCTGCCGGGCCGCGACACCCAGGCCGAGACACTCGCCGAGGCCAACGCCCAGGCGCAGGCCTCCCAGGCTGCCGAACAGCGCCTCGACGACCTCCTCACCGACGAGCGCAACGCGCTGCCCCCGCCACTCGCCGAGCGGCTGCGCTCGGTGATGGAACGGCGCCGCAACGCCGTCTGGGAGCGGCTCGGCGCGGTCAACCCGGTCACCGGGGAGAGCGCCGACGACACCTACCGCCGGCTCTCCCGCGAGATGATCGGCGCCGAGCGCGAGGTGTTCGTCAGGCTGCGCGACCTGCGCTACATCGACGACGAGATGCTGCGGACGCTGCTGCGCCGGCTGGACCTGGAGGAGGCCGCCGCCTACCGCGAGGCGGCCTGA
- a CDS encoding diacylglycerol/lipid kinase family protein produces MRALLVVNPAATTTSARTRDVLIHALASEMKLEAVTTEYRGHARDLGRQAADSDEIDLVVALGGDGTVNEVVNGLLHRGPDPDALPRLAVVPGGSTNVFARALGLPNDAVEATGALLDALREERERTVGLGLAAGTPGTEDEAVPSRWFTFCAGLGFDAGVVGRVEQQRELGRRSTHALYLRQVMRQFLDEPHRRHGTITLERPGADPVTDLVLSIICNTAPWTFLGNRPVYASPKASFDTGLDVLGLSRMSTASVARYATQLLTSSPDRGPRGKHALSLHDLTDFTLHSKAPLPLQMDGDHLGLRTSVTFTGVRRALRVIV; encoded by the coding sequence ATGCGTGCACTTCTCGTGGTCAATCCGGCAGCAACCACCACAAGTGCGCGCACGCGTGATGTCCTGATCCATGCGTTGGCCAGCGAGATGAAGCTGGAGGCCGTGACCACCGAGTACCGCGGGCACGCCCGGGACCTCGGCCGGCAGGCCGCCGACAGCGACGAGATAGACCTGGTCGTGGCCCTCGGCGGGGACGGCACGGTCAACGAGGTCGTGAACGGTCTGCTGCACCGGGGCCCCGACCCGGACGCCCTGCCCCGCCTCGCTGTCGTCCCCGGCGGCTCCACCAATGTCTTCGCCCGGGCGCTCGGTCTGCCGAACGACGCCGTGGAGGCGACCGGAGCCCTGCTGGACGCCCTGCGCGAGGAACGGGAGCGGACCGTGGGCCTCGGCCTCGCCGCAGGGACCCCCGGCACGGAGGACGAGGCCGTCCCCTCCCGCTGGTTCACCTTCTGCGCCGGGCTCGGCTTCGACGCGGGAGTGGTGGGCCGGGTCGAGCAGCAGCGCGAGCTCGGCCGGCGGTCGACGCATGCGCTGTATCTCCGCCAGGTGATGCGGCAGTTTCTGGACGAACCGCACCGCCGGCACGGAACGATCACACTGGAGCGCCCCGGCGCGGACCCGGTGACCGATCTGGTGCTCTCCATCATCTGCAACACCGCGCCGTGGACGTTTCTCGGCAATCGTCCGGTGTACGCGTCGCCTAAGGCCTCGTTCGATACGGGGCTCGACGTACTCGGCCTCAGCCGCATGTCGACGGCCTCGGTTGCCCGGTATGCCACCCAGTTGCTCACTTCGTCCCCCGACCGGGGACCCCGCGGGAAGCACGCCCTCTCCCTGCACGACCTGACGGACTTCACCTTGCATTCGAAGGCCCCGCTGCCCCTCCAGATGGACGGCGACCACCTCGGACTGCGAACCAGCGTGACGTTCACAGGCGTACGCCGTGCACTGCGTGTGATTGTGTGA